The following are encoded together in the Wolbachia endosymbiont (group E) of Neria commutata genome:
- a CDS encoding TrbI/VirB10 family protein, with protein sequence MNKNNKEERNNLANESEIESKVVTVGSNQGHRALMVIILALLAGGVYYFYFRPPNKDDSEIVKKEEVKQNVQELKKKLEQVPDNIIVPERIITNPLPPLPPLPTPQIIPEVKQVKKEEIMKKEEEKPIETPVSNIPLLPTQQKNVPSYNINSNFPTSFPTIGSSGYPKDRRSTGMLALSGGSDKENKVDDITLSNTSAQSSKATKVGKLGFMITQGKIIDVILETAISSDLQGMLRAIVSRDVYAETGDTVLIPKGSKLIGGYTFDSNVAKARVNINWNRVILPHGIDIAISSPGTDELGRAGVAGIVDNKIASSLFSSILLAGVSIGSAVVGQKASNFIDTLTAMDAVKSIVATEIDVSPLKERFGPLPDNIDNKLKLGLGAIGRIQNAKNEQELLKIMKEEIAKVLSVATSNSVTSDNVGITLEDVNQLLRQIQRKSKSVYGTAIEKSINDFSKDMRDIVDRSIDKKPTIYVHQGTALKVFVNQDIVFPPQAILHR encoded by the coding sequence ATGAACAAAAATAACAAAGAGGAACGTAACAATTTAGCAAATGAATCAGAAATAGAGAGCAAAGTAGTAACAGTTGGCTCTAATCAAGGCCATAGAGCATTAATGGTGATTATTTTAGCGCTTCTAGCAGGTGGAGTATATTATTTTTATTTTCGCCCACCTAACAAAGATGATTCGGAAATTGTTAAAAAGGAAGAAGTAAAGCAAAATGTTCAAGAATTGAAAAAAAAATTAGAGCAAGTTCCAGATAATATAATAGTTCCCGAAAGAATAATAACTAATCCTTTACCGCCTTTACCTCCTCTTCCTACACCACAGATCATACCAGAAGTAAAGCAGGTTAAAAAAGAAGAGATAATGAAAAAGGAAGAAGAGAAACCAATAGAAACTCCTGTATCAAATATACCTCTTTTACCTACGCAGCAGAAGAACGTTCCTTCTTATAATATTAATAGTAATTTTCCTACTTCGTTTCCCACAATAGGAAGTAGTGGTTATCCTAAAGACAGGCGTAGTACAGGAATGTTAGCGCTTTCAGGCGGTAGTGATAAGGAAAATAAAGTAGATGATATTACTTTATCTAACACTTCAGCACAGTCCAGCAAAGCTACTAAAGTAGGCAAGCTTGGTTTCATGATTACTCAGGGTAAAATTATTGACGTTATTCTTGAAACTGCAATAAGTTCTGATCTACAAGGAATGCTCCGTGCAATAGTCAGTAGAGATGTTTATGCAGAAACTGGTGACACAGTTTTAATACCTAAAGGCTCAAAATTAATAGGTGGCTATACGTTTGATTCCAATGTTGCAAAAGCCCGTGTGAATATAAACTGGAATAGAGTGATTCTGCCTCATGGAATAGACATTGCTATTTCATCACCTGGCACAGATGAACTCGGCAGAGCAGGAGTCGCTGGAATAGTTGATAATAAAATAGCAAGTTCACTGTTTTCTTCAATATTACTTGCAGGTGTTTCGATTGGCTCGGCTGTTGTGGGACAAAAAGCTTCTAACTTTATTGACACACTAACTGCTATGGATGCAGTCAAATCCATTGTTGCAACTGAAATAGATGTTTCTCCTCTAAAAGAAAGGTTTGGACCTTTACCAGACAATATAGACAACAAATTAAAACTAGGCCTTGGAGCTATCGGAAGGATTCAAAATGCTAAAAATGAGCAAGAATTGCTAAAAATAATGAAGGAAGAAATAGCAAAAGTATTGAGCGTAGCAACTTCGAACAGTGTTACTAGTGATAATGTCGGTATAACTCTAGAAGATGTAAATCAACTATTGAGACAAATTCAGAGAAAAAGCAAATCTGTCTATGGGACTGCAATTGAAAAGTCAATTAATGATTTTTCTAAAGATATGCGAGACATAGTTGATAGGAGTATAGATAAAAAACCGACTATTTACGTTCATCAGGGTACTGCCTTGAAAGTGTTTGTTAACCAAGATATAGTATTTCCTCCACAAGCAATATTACATCGATAA
- the virB11 gene encoding P-type DNA transfer ATPase VirB11: protein MNYAALDTYLEPLQGIFQEEGVNEISINKPKEVWIENRGETRCEHIEAFDLNHLKSLSRLIAQATEQKLSEEAPLLSATLPNGYRIQIVFPPACESDKVVISIRKPSGMQLALDDYEKMGAFSQTVTEVTDNPVDHHLNSLLKQKKIKEFLEYAVINKKNIIISGGTSTGKTTFTNATLRVIPADERIITVEDAREIVLNDHPNKVHLIASKGGQGRAKVTTQDLIEACLRLRPDRIIVGELRGAEAFSFLRAINTGHPGSISTLHADSPAMALEQIKLMVMQANLGIPPDQIIPYIRNVIDIVIQLKRSSGGKRNISEILFTRSLNENA, encoded by the coding sequence ATGAACTATGCTGCACTTGATACATATTTAGAGCCATTACAAGGCATATTTCAAGAAGAAGGCGTAAATGAGATATCAATAAATAAACCGAAGGAAGTATGGATTGAAAATCGAGGAGAAACAAGATGCGAGCACATAGAAGCATTTGATCTTAATCATTTAAAATCCCTAAGCAGATTGATTGCACAAGCAACAGAGCAAAAATTGAGCGAAGAAGCGCCACTACTTTCAGCTACTCTGCCAAATGGTTATCGTATACAAATAGTGTTTCCTCCAGCATGTGAATCTGATAAAGTAGTCATATCAATTCGTAAGCCATCTGGCATGCAATTGGCTCTTGATGATTACGAGAAAATGGGGGCTTTTTCTCAAACTGTTACAGAAGTGACTGATAATCCTGTGGATCATCATCTGAACTCACTACTCAAACAAAAAAAAATAAAAGAGTTCTTAGAATACGCTGTAATAAATAAGAAAAACATTATAATTAGTGGTGGAACTTCAACTGGTAAAACCACTTTTACCAATGCTACTTTACGTGTTATTCCAGCTGATGAAAGGATTATCACTGTTGAAGATGCAAGAGAAATTGTTTTAAATGATCATCCTAATAAAGTTCATTTAATTGCTTCCAAAGGAGGTCAAGGCAGAGCAAAAGTAACGACTCAAGATTTGATAGAAGCGTGCCTTCGTTTAAGGCCAGATAGGATAATAGTTGGAGAGCTCCGTGGAGCGGAAGCTTTTAGTTTTCTTAGGGCGATAAATACAGGTCATCCTGGGTCAATATCAACTCTTCATGCGGATAGTCCAGCAATGGCTCTTGAACAAATAAAATTGATGGTTATGCAGGCGAATCTTGGCATTCCTCCAGATCAAATAATACCATACATTAGAAATGTGATTGATATTGTTATTCAGCTAAAAAGGAGCAGCGGAGGGAAAAGAAATATTTCTGAAATATTATTTACTAGATCTTTAAACGAAAATGCTTAA
- a CDS encoding uroporphyrinogen-III synthase: protein MKSILLTRPLLDSLDTRDALRKCGYKVFIEPAFTIRYLHPDLSSYEFDVVISTSKNSVKAFSHICKVDGLSIITVGNSTMQIAKDLGFSNIISADSNVDGLIAFIKAHYSNEIKFLYIRGQEVSCDLKKRLSDENFNVREVVLYKTIIKRSLTNRCKNLLLDGKIDSVAFFSAQTARIFCSLVLKSGLSHVTNNIIAYTMSKHITDSLKSIKWKKIISSKLPTQESLVDIIHKDS from the coding sequence TTGAAGTCTATTTTATTAACAAGGCCTTTATTAGATTCATTGGATACAAGAGACGCACTGAGAAAGTGCGGATATAAAGTATTTATAGAACCGGCATTTACAATAAGGTACCTGCACCCTGATCTATCTTCGTATGAATTTGATGTGGTGATATCTACAAGTAAGAATAGTGTAAAGGCTTTCAGTCACATATGCAAAGTAGATGGACTTTCGATTATTACAGTTGGTAACTCAACTATGCAAATTGCAAAAGATTTAGGTTTTTCTAACATAATATCAGCCGATAGTAATGTAGATGGTTTGATTGCGTTTATAAAAGCTCATTACTCAAACGAAATTAAGTTTCTATATATAAGAGGACAAGAAGTATCATGTGACTTAAAAAAAAGGCTATCTGATGAAAATTTTAATGTAAGAGAGGTTGTACTCTATAAGACAATTATAAAAAGAAGCCTAACTAACAGATGTAAAAATTTGCTGCTTGATGGTAAAATTGATAGCGTGGCTTTTTTTTCCGCACAGACAGCACGAATATTCTGTTCCTTGGTCTTAAAAAGTGGGCTATCTCACGTAACGAACAACATAATTGCATATACTATGAGTAAGCACATCACTGATAGTTTAAAATCGATCAAATGGAAAAAAATTATATCATCCAAGTTACCTACTCAAGAGAGTTTAGTTGATATAATTCATAAGGATTCTTGA
- the xth gene encoding exodeoxyribonuclease III, with the protein MLKIATWNVNSIRKRAAQLRSFIVDNQIDIILLQEIKCTEEQFPYAEIEELKYEYAIYGQVARNGVCILSRYPILEKFKIDIVEGYHEARYIECIIKHNSQNIRVGSVYVPNGQSPDSHAFEYKLKFLDSLYTRMSDLLKNEELTIIAGDYNVAPDEIDVFDPSLLNNQVCFHIKEREKLRAILNLGFKDAFRMSHPNLQQFSWWNYQGNSLRNNQGMRIDHMLLSPQAVDQLEMCYIDDRLRKLENPSDHTPIVYIIKQPFS; encoded by the coding sequence ATGCTAAAGATTGCAACTTGGAACGTAAATTCTATACGCAAAAGAGCCGCCCAGCTTCGTAGCTTTATAGTTGATAATCAGATAGACATAATTTTATTGCAAGAGATAAAATGCACGGAAGAGCAATTTCCTTATGCAGAGATAGAGGAATTAAAATATGAATATGCCATCTATGGACAAGTTGCAAGAAATGGTGTTTGTATATTATCCAGATACCCAATACTAGAAAAATTTAAGATTGACATTGTAGAAGGCTATCACGAAGCACGTTACATAGAATGCATAATAAAGCATAACAGCCAGAATATAAGAGTAGGAAGTGTGTACGTTCCAAATGGTCAAAGCCCAGACTCTCATGCATTTGAGTATAAACTTAAGTTTCTTGATAGTCTCTATACTCGGATGAGTGATTTGTTAAAAAATGAAGAGTTAACTATTATAGCTGGTGATTACAACGTTGCACCGGATGAAATTGACGTCTTTGATCCAAGTTTACTGAATAATCAAGTGTGCTTTCATATTAAAGAACGTGAGAAGTTAAGAGCAATCTTGAATCTCGGCTTTAAAGACGCATTTAGAATGTCCCATCCAAATTTACAACAATTTAGTTGGTGGAATTATCAAGGTAATTCATTGAGAAATAATCAAGGAATGAGAATAGATCATATGCTTCTATCACCACAAGCTGTGGATCAATTAGAAATGTGCTACATAGATGATAGGTTGCGCAAATTAGAAAACCCGTCTGATCATACCCCTATTGTGTATATTATAAAACAACCGTTTTCATAA
- a CDS encoding iron ABC transporter permease: MFLRIFKNVFLFLVSILFICPILSLISILFTDSANSDWVISTLFPEYILNTLILMIGVGGISFIFGVIPAWLTTFFSFPGRRIFEIALFFPISIPGYIISFVYVNTLEFSGPVQSCLREFFQWSKGDYWFPEIKSLSGGILVMGFSLYPYVYILVRSNLKNVSNSVTIASTLGFSSLRSLFCIIIPSIRPSIIAGLSLVLMEVITDFGTPQFLAIDTFTTGIYRTWFLLHDKYSTTILAVGELIFVAVLIALEKRLQKKGISYSSINTNSDYYSKCSISGTIPLILTYVMCILPILIGFILPIIPLIYWSIEKGFFIYDARFYNIIANSVSLSFITALISISIAIIIGYTARKNKVISNIARLISLGYAIPNAIIAISIIIFLSKISSFVTEYIVEISLVGTISALIYSYLFRFFAISFKAVESGLKKTPDEIEWTAYTMGHGPISTCLNIHIPLIKKSILSGFLLVFMDTIKELTATLIIRPFNFETISTRIYELVSDERYREAAPFSLIIVAIGLISTIVLFKLDDERKK; encoded by the coding sequence ATGTTTTTAAGAATATTTAAAAATGTATTCTTATTTTTAGTAAGTATATTATTCATCTGCCCAATATTATCGTTAATATCGATTTTATTTACAGATTCAGCAAATTCTGATTGGGTAATTAGTACACTTTTTCCTGAGTATATACTGAATACGTTAATTTTGATGATAGGAGTGGGAGGCATATCGTTTATATTTGGAGTAATTCCAGCATGGCTCACCACATTTTTTTCGTTTCCTGGTCGCAGAATTTTTGAGATAGCTTTATTTTTTCCTATCTCGATTCCAGGATATATAATATCGTTCGTTTACGTAAATACTCTTGAGTTTTCAGGTCCAGTACAAAGTTGCTTAAGAGAGTTTTTCCAGTGGAGTAAAGGCGATTATTGGTTTCCAGAAATAAAGTCACTAAGTGGTGGAATATTAGTAATGGGGTTTAGTTTATACCCATACGTTTATATATTAGTTCGCTCAAATCTTAAGAATGTTAGCAACTCGGTTACCATTGCATCAACGCTTGGCTTTTCATCATTACGCAGTTTATTTTGTATCATAATACCATCTATACGCCCGTCAATTATAGCCGGATTGTCCTTAGTTCTCATGGAAGTAATCACGGATTTTGGCACACCACAGTTTCTTGCTATTGATACTTTTACAACAGGAATATATCGTACGTGGTTTTTACTGCATGACAAATATTCAACTACTATTCTTGCAGTTGGGGAATTGATTTTCGTTGCGGTGTTAATAGCTCTTGAGAAAAGACTGCAAAAAAAAGGAATATCCTATTCATCAATCAACACTAATTCAGACTATTATAGCAAATGTAGTATAAGTGGCACTATACCATTAATCCTTACTTATGTTATGTGTATATTACCAATACTAATAGGTTTCATCTTGCCAATTATTCCGCTCATATATTGGAGCATAGAAAAGGGATTTTTCATATACGACGCAAGGTTCTATAATATAATAGCAAATAGTGTAAGTTTATCATTTATCACTGCATTAATTTCAATTAGCATTGCAATAATAATTGGATACACGGCCCGCAAAAATAAGGTAATCAGCAACATAGCACGCCTAATTTCTCTGGGCTATGCAATTCCAAATGCAATTATTGCAATCAGCATAATAATATTTTTAAGCAAAATATCCTCTTTCGTTACTGAGTATATTGTAGAAATCAGCCTAGTTGGAACCATTAGTGCCTTGATTTATTCATATCTATTCCGTTTTTTTGCCATATCATTTAAAGCAGTAGAGTCTGGACTCAAAAAAACTCCAGATGAAATTGAATGGACTGCATATACTATGGGTCATGGTCCTATTTCCACATGCCTGAATATTCATATCCCTCTCATCAAGAAAAGCATACTGTCAGGATTCTTGCTTGTATTTATGGATACCATAAAGGAACTTACAGCAACATTAATCATAAGGCCATTTAATTTTGAAACTATATCAACCAGGATATATGAGCTTGTAAGTGATGAGCGTTACAGAGAAGCAGCACCATTTTCGCTAATAATAGTCGCAATAGGTTTGATTTCCACAATCGTACTCTTTAAACTTGATGATGAAAGAAAAAAATAA